The Lentzea guizhouensis genome contains a region encoding:
- a CDS encoding DegV family protein: MYRRVAVVTDSTACLPAQLTDQLGIEVVQIQVRIGDHTDEEARIPVPELVSAMRANVPVETIPPDPGAFFWTYGDLAAQGVQAVVSVHVSGGLSATVEAARHAAAQSRIPVHVVDTHTCGMSIGYAVQAAAKVAEAGGTAEKVLQTAMRRYDRSTELIYVDTLEYLRRGGKIGAAAAFLGSALSMKPLLTMSDAQITPLDRVIGADRALNRMLDIAIKRAGTDQVDIAVEHFDALEKAQRLLRKLRRGVPNVRQFMLTQVSSAIGAHVGPGALGITVSPV; this comes from the coding sequence ATGTACCGGCGAGTAGCAGTAGTGACCGACTCCACGGCCTGCCTCCCGGCGCAGCTGACCGATCAGCTCGGCATCGAGGTGGTCCAGATCCAGGTCAGGATCGGCGACCACACCGACGAAGAGGCCCGCATCCCGGTCCCCGAGCTGGTCTCGGCCATGCGCGCGAACGTGCCCGTGGAGACGATCCCACCTGATCCCGGCGCGTTCTTCTGGACCTACGGGGACCTGGCCGCGCAGGGCGTCCAGGCCGTGGTGTCCGTGCACGTGTCCGGCGGGCTCTCCGCCACGGTGGAGGCGGCCCGTCACGCGGCGGCGCAGTCGCGCATCCCCGTGCACGTCGTCGACACCCACACCTGCGGGATGAGCATCGGCTACGCCGTCCAGGCCGCGGCCAAGGTGGCGGAGGCGGGCGGAACCGCCGAGAAGGTGCTGCAGACGGCCATGCGCCGCTACGACAGGTCCACCGAGCTGATCTACGTCGACACGCTCGAGTACCTGCGGCGTGGCGGCAAGATCGGCGCCGCGGCCGCGTTCCTGGGCTCGGCGCTGTCGATGAAGCCGCTGCTGACCATGTCCGACGCCCAGATCACCCCGCTGGACCGGGTGATCGGCGCGGACCGCGCGCTGAACCGGATGCTGGACATCGCGATCAAGCGCGCGGGCACCGACCAGGTCGACATCGCGGTGGAGCACTTCGACGCACTGGAGAAGGCCCAGCGGCTGCTGCGCAAGCTGCGGCGCGGCGTGCCCAACGTGCGCCAGTTCATGCTGACGCAGGTCAGCTCGGCCATCGGGGCCCACGTGGGCCCCGGCGCGCTGGGCATCACCGTTTCACCCGTCTGA